The following proteins come from a genomic window of Desulfonatronum thiosulfatophilum:
- the rplD gene encoding 50S ribosomal protein L4: protein MAVVDIFNQQRQIVGEITLDPDVFEIEARPEILHLVVRSHLAAKRSGTVGVKTRSTIRGGGRKPWRQKGTGRARAGSNRSPIWRSGAVTHGPMARDYSFKVNKKVQKLAMRMALSSRLADKDLTVVEEFQLDQIKTKQVSEFIQRFDLKNVLIVVSEVDTNLALSSRNIPGVSVQTADGVNVYEMLRHHHVMVSSAAVESFQMRLK from the coding sequence ATGGCTGTGGTCGATATATTCAATCAGCAGCGGCAGATTGTGGGTGAAATAACGCTGGATCCGGATGTCTTTGAAATCGAAGCTCGTCCAGAGATTTTGCATTTGGTAGTTCGGTCACATCTGGCCGCGAAACGATCAGGTACTGTTGGTGTCAAGACGCGCTCCACAATACGTGGAGGCGGGCGAAAGCCTTGGCGACAAAAAGGTACCGGACGTGCACGCGCTGGTTCGAACCGTTCACCCATTTGGCGTTCCGGAGCGGTCACGCATGGTCCCATGGCCAGGGATTATTCATTCAAGGTGAATAAAAAGGTCCAAAAGCTGGCCATGCGCATGGCGCTTTCATCCCGCCTGGCTGATAAGGATTTGACGGTAGTTGAGGAATTTCAACTTGATCAGATCAAAACAAAACAGGTTTCCGAATTTATCCAGAGGTTTGATCTCAAGAATGTCTTGATTGTCGTTTCTGAAGTCGATACAAATCTAGCCCTTTCTTCGAGAAATATTCCTGGTGTTTCCGTGCAGACCGCCGATGGGGTTAATGTCTACGAGATGCTTCGTCATCACCATGTCATGGTTTCTTCCGCGGCTGTCGAGTCTTTTCAGATGAGGTTGAAATAA
- the rplV gene encoding 50S ribosomal protein L22: MEAKSVARYVRISSQKARLVAANVRGKNIEEARKILKFTPKKAAAVLDKILHSAIANAEQLGGVDVDTLYVKNIIINDGPTWKRIRPRAMGRAYRILKRTSHITIIVEEA; encoded by the coding sequence ATGGAAGCTAAATCTGTTGCACGGTACGTGCGCATTTCATCGCAAAAAGCTCGACTCGTTGCTGCCAACGTCAGGGGCAAGAATATCGAGGAAGCACGTAAAATATTGAAGTTTACCCCCAAGAAGGCAGCCGCGGTTCTGGACAAGATTCTACATTCCGCTATTGCCAATGCCGAGCAACTCGGTGGTGTGGATGTGGATACCTTGTATGTCAAAAACATCATTATCAATGATGGTCCGACTTGGAAACGGATCCGCCCGCGAGCCATGGGTCGCGCCTATCGGATCTTGAAGCGGACAAGTCACATCACCATCATTGTTGAGGAAGCGTAG
- the rplC gene encoding 50S ribosomal protein L3: MSNTLGILGRKIGMTRIFGSDGMIIPVTVIQAGPCPILQLKEQTRDGYASLQVGYQEVPVGKLSKPQKGHQDKSGAGFFRHVREFRIDSVDGYEIGQALNLDMFAPGEKIKVTGTSKGKGFAGVMKRWGFGGSPASHGHEKVHRNAGSIGNNTKPGRVIKGKKMAGHMGARRTTYKNIEIVAIRADDNVLLVKGQIPGPKNGLVIVRKQHA, from the coding sequence ATGTCGAATACTCTAGGAATACTTGGCCGTAAAATCGGGATGACCCGCATATTCGGGAGTGATGGAATGATCATTCCCGTTACGGTGATTCAGGCTGGACCTTGTCCGATTTTGCAGCTGAAGGAACAAACAAGGGATGGATACGCTTCCTTGCAAGTCGGATATCAAGAAGTTCCGGTTGGAAAATTGAGCAAGCCGCAAAAAGGCCATCAGGATAAGTCCGGGGCTGGATTTTTTCGTCACGTGCGAGAATTTCGGATCGACTCAGTAGACGGATATGAAATCGGTCAAGCTTTGAACCTGGATATGTTTGCACCTGGCGAAAAAATCAAGGTTACCGGCACATCCAAAGGGAAAGGTTTTGCAGGTGTCATGAAACGCTGGGGATTCGGCGGTTCTCCTGCTTCGCACGGCCATGAAAAGGTACATCGCAATGCCGGTTCCATTGGCAACAATACCAAGCCAGGTCGTGTCATCAAAGGCAAGAAAATGGCCGGTCATATGGGTGCTCGTCGTACGACATACAAGAACATTGAAATAGTCGCCATACGTGCTGACGACAATGTTCTTCTGGTGAAAGGCCAAATTCCCGGACCCAAAAACGGTCTTGTTATTGTAAGAAAGCAACACGCGTAA
- the rpsL gene encoding 30S ribosomal protein S12, protein MPTISQLIRNERKKIEKRKKTPALQSCPQRRGVCVRVYTTTPKKPNSALRKVARVRLTNGIEVTSYIPGEGHNLQEHSVVMIRGGRVKDLPGVRYHIVRGSLDTSGVQDRRKGRSKYGAKRPK, encoded by the coding sequence ATGCCCACGATAAGTCAGTTGATTCGCAATGAGCGAAAAAAAATTGAGAAACGAAAAAAAACCCCGGCTCTGCAAAGCTGTCCGCAACGAAGGGGCGTTTGCGTCAGGGTTTACACGACCACACCGAAAAAGCCCAACTCAGCGTTGCGCAAGGTTGCCAGGGTTCGTCTGACCAACGGGATTGAGGTGACTTCCTATATTCCTGGTGAAGGACACAACCTGCAGGAGCACTCCGTTGTCATGATCCGCGGTGGTCGAGTCAAGGATTTGCCGGGGGTTCGTTATCATATCGTGCGTGGCAGTCTGGACACTTCCGGAGTTCAGGACAGGCGCAAAGGGCGTTCCAAATACGGCGCCAAACGTCCTAAATAA
- the rpsJ gene encoding 30S ribosomal protein S10, producing the protein MNSDRIRIKLKAFDYRILDKAVAEIVDTARNTGAGLAGPIPIPTNINKVTVNRSVHVDKKSREQFEVRVHKRLLDILEPTQQTVDALGKLNLPAGVDVEIKL; encoded by the coding sequence ATGAATAGCGACCGCATTAGGATAAAGTTGAAGGCTTTTGATTATCGAATCCTGGACAAGGCTGTTGCAGAGATAGTGGATACAGCGCGAAATACCGGTGCTGGACTGGCCGGTCCGATTCCGATTCCGACCAATATAAATAAGGTAACAGTGAACAGGTCGGTACACGTTGATAAAAAGTCTCGTGAACAGTTTGAGGTTCGTGTTCATAAACGGCTTCTGGACATCCTGGAGCCAACCCAACAGACAGTTGACGCCTTGGGGAAGTTGAATCTTCCCGCCGGTGTTGATGTCGAAATCAAGTTATAA
- the rplB gene encoding 50S ribosomal protein L2: MSIRKLKPTSPGTRFQTISEFEEINRGTPEKSLTKGRSKKSGRNNLGRITSRRRGSGNKRRYRTIDFKRDKWDIQAKVAFIEYDPNRSARIALLHYADGEKRYILAPNGVNVGDSILAGNNADIFPGNAMNLSRIPVGTIIHNIEMAPGKGGQMCRSAGTYAQLVAKEDKYALLRLPSGEVRKILVTCRATIGQVGNTDHEQISIGKAGRNRWLGRRPKVRGVAMNPVDHPLGGGEGKSSGGRHPCTPWGKPTKGYKTRNRRKQSSQLIVKRRGQK; encoded by the coding sequence ATGTCAATACGCAAGCTCAAACCAACGTCTCCCGGAACGCGGTTTCAGACAATTTCTGAATTCGAAGAAATCAATCGCGGCACGCCGGAAAAATCACTGACTAAAGGACGTTCCAAGAAAAGCGGACGCAACAATCTTGGGCGTATCACATCCAGACGTCGAGGCTCGGGCAATAAACGCCGCTACCGGACAATCGACTTCAAGCGCGACAAGTGGGATATCCAAGCCAAGGTTGCATTTATTGAATATGATCCTAACCGCAGTGCCCGGATAGCTTTGTTGCACTATGCGGATGGTGAAAAACGCTATATTCTCGCTCCCAATGGCGTTAATGTCGGTGATTCGATTTTGGCGGGCAATAATGCAGACATATTCCCTGGAAACGCGATGAATCTCTCTCGGATTCCTGTCGGCACAATTATCCACAATATTGAAATGGCTCCAGGCAAGGGCGGACAGATGTGTCGCAGTGCCGGAACCTATGCTCAGCTCGTCGCCAAAGAGGACAAGTATGCCCTGCTGCGTTTGCCCTCAGGTGAGGTGCGTAAGATCCTCGTCACTTGTCGGGCGACTATCGGCCAAGTCGGCAATACGGACCATGAACAAATTTCCATTGGCAAAGCCGGGCGTAATCGGTGGCTGGGCCGTCGTCCCAAGGTCCGCGGCGTTGCAATGAACCCTGTTGACCATCCTTTGGGCGGTGGTGAAGGCAAGAGTTCAGGAGGACGTCATCCATGTACACCATGGGGGAAGCCGACAAAGGGATATAAAACCCGAAACCGTAGAAAACAGTCTTCGCAACTCATCGTTAAACGACGCGGCCAGAAATAG
- the rpsG gene encoding 30S ribosomal protein S7, with the protein MPRKGPIPKRVILPDPVYGSQLVTRFINRLMYGGKKSVAEGIFFNALNFLAEKTQEPPLKSFEQAVDNVRPQVEVKSRRVGGATYQVPIEVSSSRQTSLAIRWLINYSRNRGEKGMVQRLGAELLDAYNNRGGAVKKREDTHKMADANKAFAHYRW; encoded by the coding sequence ATGCCAAGAAAAGGACCTATTCCCAAGCGAGTGATACTGCCTGATCCCGTTTACGGCAGTCAGTTGGTCACCAGGTTCATCAATCGATTGATGTACGGTGGAAAGAAAAGCGTAGCCGAGGGCATATTTTTTAATGCCTTGAATTTTTTGGCTGAGAAAACGCAGGAGCCCCCATTGAAGTCATTCGAGCAGGCAGTGGACAATGTCCGTCCGCAGGTCGAGGTGAAGTCTCGAAGGGTCGGTGGGGCCACATATCAGGTGCCAATTGAGGTGTCATCCAGCAGGCAGACATCACTGGCCATTCGCTGGTTGATCAATTACTCGCGGAATCGTGGTGAAAAGGGCATGGTGCAGCGTCTGGGCGCAGAGCTGCTGGATGCTTACAATAATCGCGGTGGCGCAGTAAAAAAGCGTGAAGATACGCATAAGATGGCCGATGCCAACAAGGCCTTCGCGCATTACCGCTGGTAA
- the rplW gene encoding 50S ribosomal protein L23 — protein sequence MNYTQILLRPHVSEKATLVKSFANQVVFQVHPEANKIEIKQAVQEAFDVKVAKVNVARKKTLTQRKANRRLVRTPGFRKAYVTLAEGEKIDFFEGV from the coding sequence ATGAATTACACACAAATATTGCTTCGACCACATGTTTCCGAAAAGGCGACGCTGGTCAAAAGCTTTGCTAATCAGGTTGTGTTTCAGGTTCATCCTGAAGCCAACAAGATTGAAATCAAGCAGGCAGTTCAGGAAGCCTTTGACGTGAAGGTGGCCAAGGTAAATGTCGCACGCAAAAAAACGCTTACCCAGCGCAAGGCCAATCGTCGACTTGTTCGAACTCCTGGTTTTCGCAAAGCTTATGTGACCCTTGCCGAAGGCGAGAAAATCGATTTTTTTGAAGGGGTCTAG
- the rpsS gene encoding 30S ribosomal protein S19: protein MPRSIKKGPFVDEHVLKKVTKAHETNDRKVIKTWSRRSTIVPEMVGMTFAVHNGKKFIPVFVTENMVGHKLGEFSPTRTFYAHAGGKKSAVKGKK from the coding sequence ATGCCACGGTCAATAAAGAAAGGCCCTTTTGTAGATGAGCACGTGCTCAAGAAAGTGACAAAGGCCCATGAAACGAACGATCGAAAGGTGATCAAGACCTGGTCTCGGCGTTCAACGATTGTCCCTGAAATGGTTGGTATGACATTTGCCGTTCACAACGGTAAAAAATTTATTCCAGTTTTTGTTACGGAAAACATGGTTGGCCATAAGCTTGGTGAGTTTTCACCCACCAGGACGTTTTATGCCCATGCTGGTGGCAAAAAGAGTGCCGTGAAAGGCAAAAAGTAG
- the fusA gene encoding elongation factor G has product MSRTVPISRQRNIGIMAHIDAGKTTTTERILFYTGVSHKIGEVHDGQAVMDWMVQEQERGITITSAATTCTWKDHRINIIDTPGHVDFTVEVERSLRVLDGAVAVFCAVAGVEPQSETVWRQADRYKVPRLAFVNKMDRTGADFFRVLEMIKERLKAKPVPLQIPIGSEENFNGIIDLIQGKALFFDDGTIVAKEYAFVDIPDEYIDEYETWRQVMLEAVAEEDEELLEKYLGGEELDPEAIINAVRLATISMKICPVLCGSAFKNKGVQPLLDSIVSYFPSPLDVTVMKGVDPQSGEEISSPCDDDLPLSALTFKLANDPYVGHLAFLRIYSGRIESGMTVINATNGKKERVGRLLRMHANKREDIKEAYAGDIVAAVGLKHASTGDTLCATDRVVMLESMDFPEPVIEVAIEPKTKADRDALSQSLAKLAKEDPSFRVKSNEETNQTLIAGMGELHLEIIVDRLTREFGVNANVGQPQVAYRETITTPIKQETRYVKQSGGRGQYAHTVLELEPQEPGGGFEFSNAIVGGVIPKEYIPAVEKGIKDAMSSGVLAGFPVVDIRAKLVFGSFHEVDSSEQAFFIAGSMCFKEACRKGKPVLLEPVMSVEVLSPEDYLGDVMGDLNGRRGKITNLESRHGTQIVRAHVPLSSMFGYATQLRSMSQGRASYSMQFDHYERVPAQLAEEIISKRK; this is encoded by the coding sequence GTGTCTAGAACCGTACCCATTAGTCGCCAGCGCAATATCGGCATCATGGCCCATATTGACGCAGGGAAAACGACAACAACTGAAAGGATCTTGTTCTACACCGGTGTTTCGCACAAGATCGGCGAGGTCCATGACGGCCAGGCAGTCATGGACTGGATGGTTCAAGAGCAGGAACGTGGGATTACCATCACCTCGGCTGCGACAACCTGCACCTGGAAGGATCATCGTATCAATATTATCGATACGCCCGGCCACGTCGATTTTACCGTCGAAGTAGAGCGTTCATTGCGTGTGCTGGATGGCGCTGTAGCGGTTTTCTGTGCCGTTGCCGGTGTTGAACCCCAATCCGAGACGGTTTGGCGCCAAGCAGACCGATATAAAGTTCCACGCCTGGCTTTCGTCAACAAGATGGATCGAACCGGTGCTGATTTCTTTCGCGTTTTGGAAATGATCAAGGAACGACTGAAAGCCAAACCAGTACCTCTCCAGATTCCCATTGGATCAGAAGAGAATTTCAATGGAATCATTGATCTTATTCAGGGCAAGGCACTGTTCTTCGACGACGGGACAATCGTCGCTAAGGAATATGCTTTTGTTGATATCCCTGATGAATATATAGATGAATACGAGACATGGCGACAAGTGATGCTTGAAGCCGTTGCGGAAGAGGACGAAGAACTGCTGGAAAAGTATCTTGGCGGTGAAGAACTGGATCCTGAGGCCATAATAAATGCGGTTCGTCTGGCGACGATCAGCATGAAGATCTGCCCTGTTCTGTGTGGTTCCGCGTTTAAGAACAAAGGCGTACAGCCTCTTCTGGATTCCATCGTATCCTACTTTCCCAGTCCGCTGGACGTCACGGTCATGAAAGGCGTTGATCCGCAATCCGGCGAGGAGATCTCGAGCCCTTGCGATGACGACCTGCCTCTGAGTGCACTGACCTTCAAGCTTGCAAATGATCCCTATGTCGGCCACTTGGCTTTCTTGCGCATATATTCCGGCCGGATCGAAAGCGGCATGACTGTTATCAACGCAACGAATGGCAAGAAGGAAAGAGTCGGTCGTTTATTAAGAATGCATGCCAATAAACGTGAAGACATCAAGGAAGCCTATGCCGGCGACATCGTAGCCGCTGTCGGTTTGAAGCATGCTTCCACTGGTGATACCTTGTGCGCCACTGACCGTGTCGTGATGCTCGAATCCATGGATTTTCCCGAACCAGTCATCGAGGTGGCCATCGAACCGAAGACCAAGGCCGATCGCGATGCCCTGAGCCAGTCGCTTGCCAAACTGGCCAAAGAGGATCCTTCTTTCCGTGTAAAAAGCAACGAAGAAACGAATCAAACTCTTATTGCTGGGATGGGTGAACTGCATCTTGAGATCATTGTCGATCGCTTGACTCGGGAGTTCGGTGTCAATGCCAATGTCGGCCAGCCGCAGGTGGCATACCGAGAGACGATTACCACTCCGATTAAGCAGGAGACACGGTACGTCAAGCAAAGTGGTGGCCGGGGTCAGTATGCGCATACCGTGCTTGAACTGGAACCACAGGAGCCAGGTGGCGGTTTTGAATTTTCCAACGCCATTGTCGGCGGCGTGATTCCCAAGGAATATATCCCCGCTGTTGAAAAAGGCATCAAGGATGCCATGAGTTCCGGAGTACTGGCCGGTTTTCCTGTCGTGGATATCCGCGCCAAGCTTGTCTTCGGATCTTTCCATGAAGTTGATTCTTCGGAACAGGCTTTCTTCATTGCCGGTTCCATGTGCTTCAAGGAAGCCTGTCGAAAGGGAAAGCCCGTTCTTCTTGAACCGGTGATGTCCGTGGAGGTCCTTTCACCTGAGGATTACCTTGGTGATGTAATGGGCGATCTCAATGGACGACGTGGGAAGATCACCAACCTGGAATCAAGGCACGGTACACAGATCGTCCGAGCACATGTTCCTTTAAGTTCCATGTTCGGATATGCGACGCAATTGCGCTCCATGAGTCAGGGAAGAGCCAGTTACAGCATGCAATTTGATCATTATGAGCGAGTACCGGCACAGCTCGCCGAAGAAATCATTTCCAAGCGGAAGTAG
- the tuf gene encoding elongation factor Tu: MGKAKFERTKPHVNVGTIGHIDHGKTTLTASITKMLSIKGGASYVPFDQIDKAPEEKERGITIATAHVEYETANRHYAHVDCPGHADYIKNMITGAAQMDGAILVVAATDGPMPQTREHILLARQVGVPCLVVFMNKVDLVDDPELLELVELEVRELLSKYGFPGDDVPVIQGSALKALESDNPDSDEAKCIFELMAALDSYVPEPVRDIDKPFLMPIEDVFSISGRGTVVTGRVERGVVKVGEEVEIVGINETRKTVCTGVEMFRKLLDQGQAGDNIGALLRGVKREDVERGQVLAAPKSITPHRRFVAEVYVLSKEEGGRHTPFFSGYRPQFYFRTTDITGVVTLAEGVEMVMPGDNATFNVELIAPIAMELGVRFAIREGGRTVGAGVISEIIE; the protein is encoded by the coding sequence ATGGGCAAGGCAAAGTTTGAGCGGACCAAACCGCACGTAAATGTCGGCACCATCGGCCACATTGACCACGGAAAAACCACGTTGACCGCGTCGATCACCAAGATGTTGAGCATCAAGGGCGGAGCGAGTTATGTTCCATTCGATCAGATCGACAAGGCTCCTGAGGAAAAGGAACGCGGCATCACCATTGCCACGGCCCATGTGGAGTACGAGACCGCCAACCGGCACTACGCCCATGTGGACTGCCCCGGCCACGCTGACTACATCAAGAACATGATCACCGGTGCGGCGCAGATGGACGGCGCAATTCTCGTTGTGGCCGCCACGGATGGTCCCATGCCCCAGACCCGGGAGCACATTCTCCTGGCCCGCCAGGTCGGCGTACCGTGTCTTGTGGTGTTCATGAACAAGGTCGATCTCGTGGACGATCCGGAACTGCTGGAACTGGTTGAACTCGAAGTACGTGAGCTGCTCTCCAAGTACGGCTTCCCCGGAGACGATGTACCCGTGATTCAGGGCAGTGCTCTGAAGGCGCTGGAATCAGACAATCCGGACAGCGACGAAGCAAAATGCATTTTTGAATTAATGGCCGCCCTGGACAGTTACGTTCCTGAGCCGGTTCGTGATATAGACAAACCTTTCCTGATGCCCATTGAAGACGTGTTCAGCATCTCCGGACGCGGTACCGTAGTCACCGGACGCGTGGAGCGTGGCGTTGTCAAGGTGGGTGAGGAAGTTGAAATCGTCGGCATCAACGAAACCCGCAAAACCGTCTGCACCGGCGTAGAAATGTTTCGCAAGCTTTTGGACCAGGGCCAAGCCGGCGACAACATTGGAGCTCTCTTGCGCGGCGTGAAGCGTGAGGATGTGGAACGGGGCCAGGTTCTTGCCGCTCCTAAATCCATCACGCCTCACCGCCGCTTCGTTGCCGAGGTGTACGTTCTGTCAAAGGAAGAAGGCGGACGCCACACGCCATTTTTTAGCGGGTATCGCCCCCAGTTCTACTTCCGAACCACGGATATTACGGGAGTGGTGACCTTGGCGGAAGGAGTCGAAATGGTCATGCCCGGTGACAACGCGACATTCAACGTCGAATTGATCGCCCCGATTGCCATGGAACTCGGCGTCCGTTTCGCCATCCGTGAAGGCGGCCGAACCGTAGGCGCCGGCGTCATCTCCGAAATCATTGAATAA